The following DNA comes from Enterocloster bolteae.
CAAACACAACAGTTGTTAAATACATATGATAGCCGCAGAAGGTATTTCTTTACAGTATCTGCGGCAGCCCCTGCAAGGAGGTGAGTACCATACAGGAAATAGCCACCATGATAGAAAAGAGCAAACGAAGGTTTCTGTGCATTAAATTCAGGGCCTGCGGCCTTTCCTTTTCCGAGGGAATCGTGCTTCTGGTCATAGGCTACAGCAGATACAGCAATCAGGAGACCATTTCCAGCCTGTCCGGAATTGATAAATACCAGACAGCCAAGGTATTGGCTGCCATGGAGGAGCGGGGATACATCAGAAGGGAGATTAATCCTGAGAATAAACGAGAAAAGCTGGTTTGCCTGTCGGAAAAGGGAAAAGAGGCAGCTAATTCACTGAAGGACATCATGGACCAGTGGGAGAAAATCATCTTTGCCGGAATCACGCCCCAGGAGGAACAGGTTCTGGAACAGATTATGGGCAAAATCGTCGGAAATGTAAGGGAGTATGAAAGAAATATTGGAAGGGAGAAACTGTAATAACAATGAAACTGGCAAAATCTAAGAAAAAAATCATAGGGGCGGCGGCAGCCGTTATTTTGTGCGCCATTGTCCTGGTGCTCATCTTTGGTCATGTGACAGGGGATGACCTGTTATTTAAGAATAAGAAAAATCTGGTGGTACAGTCTTATGTGACCATGGATGAGAGCAATATTAACGCTCTGACCGGGGGACAGATTAAGGATGTCCTGGTGGAGGAAGGGGACCTGGTGACCAAAGGCCAGGAGCTGGTCCGTCTGGACAGTGATACCCTGATGGCCCAGAGAGAACAGGCCCAGGCAGCTCTGGCCCAGGCCCAGGCAGCTTACCAGAGCCTGTTAAACGGCGCCACAGAGGAACAGATGAAACAGCTGCAGCTGGCGGTCCAGATTGCCCAGGCAAACCTGGAAAATGCCCAGGCTGCCTACACAAGAATGGACGCGGATTATCAGAGGACCTTGGCGCTGGTTCCCGCAGGAGCCGTGTCCCAGTCCTCTGTGGATGCCCAGAAGGCAGCCCTGGCTTCTGCCAAGGCAGCCCTGGACAGCTCGCGCTCCAATCTGGAGATTTCCCAGAGCAAGCTTTCCGAAGCCCAAAACGGAGCAACGCCGGAACAGATTGCCCAGGCCCAGGCCGGAGTGGACCAGGCCAAGGCGGCCCTGAAACAGATAGACACCACCCTGGATAAATGTGTCCTTACCTCACCTGTGGACGGTCTGGTGACAACGGTTAATGTCAAGTCCGGTGATGTGGTGTCTTCCGGACTTCCCTCCGTGGTGGTTGCTGACATTTATACCCCGTATATCACTTGTGATGTGGATGAAATGAAGCTTCCGCGGGTAAAACTGGACCAGGAGGTGGATATCTCCCTGGCAGCCCTGGGAAAGGATACATATAAGGGGAAAGTGGTGCGAATCAATAAGGAAGCGGATTTTGCCACCAAGAAAGCGTCCAATGAAGCTGACTGGGATATCCTGACCTACGGAATCAAGGTAACCTTTGAGAACCTGACTGGACTGCAGGATGAACTGCGTTCCGGTATGACAGCCTATGTTGACTTTGGAAAGTGATGTGATGGTATATGAGAGAATGGATGAAACAGGCTGGGAGCCTGGCATCTTCTATGAAAAAACGGTACATAACGATTCCCATGCTGATTCTTCTTCTGGTACCTACCATCCTGAGTCTGCTTATGGGCGCGGAGTTCGTGCATCTGCCTTTTCAGAAGGTACCCACGATTATTGTGAACCATGATCACTCTGAAACAGTCCAGAGCCTGATTCAGATGATTTCGGATAACAGGACATTTGACGTCATTGCGTGTACGGATGAGGAGGATGACCTGAAGGAAGCATTTTACTATAATAAGGCACTGGCAGGCATTGTGATTCCGGAGCATTTTTCAGAGGATCTGTTAAATGGCAGGGAAGCCAAAATCATGATTTTTAACGACGGCGCCCTGTCAACAGTTGCCAGCGGCATGAGGGGTACCATAGCCGAAGCCCTGGGGACCATTAAGAGCGGATATATGCTGAAGCTGGCAGAGGGAAAGGGCATACCGCCCCAGGCAGCCATGAACCTGATTGCACCTATGGGATATGTGACAAAGGCCATCAGCAATCCCTCCAAGAATGTGGCATACATGATGATGGAGGGCATCCTCCTTACCATTGTGCAGATTGGAGCCGGATGCGTGGGGGCCTGCGTGTGCGAGAGGGGAAGCTTTGGAAGGCTGATGAAAAAGGCCGGATTTATCACCGGTATTGCCTGTGTCTCGGCCCTGGGCTGTATAGTGACCCAGACCCTGTGTTTTGGATTTCCCTACAAGAGTTCGCCCTGGGCCGGCATACTGATGACGGTTTTCACCTGCTTCGGCATTACCCTTTTTGGAATACTCCAGAACCTGGGTACCGGAGGAAACTGCGAGGAGGCAGTGCAGAAATGCAGCATCATAAGTTTTACCATGCTGTTGGCCGGTTACACATTTCCGGTTATCTCCATGCCATGGCCCTGTAAGTTTCTTACCTGGTTCATGCCCAATACCCATTATATTGTGCCGTTCAGGGACATGGCCCTGGTGGAGCGCAGCTTTCTGAGTGAGGCCCACCATGTTCTGTGGCTTATGGGCTTCTGCGCGGTGATGGTGCTTGCAGTGGCAAAGAAATTCAGGGATGCCGGGGCAGAGCCGGGAAAAACGCCCGCAGATGGTCCCCGGACGGAAAACGGGGTGGCCGGCATATGATAAGCAGGATATGGAAGGAAGAAAAAAACACGGTCATCGGTCTGTTTATTTCCGTGCTGGCCGGTATGCTCCTGATTACTACCATCTGGAAAAATGATTACACAGAGGATATTCCCTTTGGAATCCTGGATGAGGACCGGTCCTCCTTGTCCCAGTCCATTGTGAAGCAGTTTGGCATCAATCCCTCTCTGGATATTGTATATTATGCGGATTCGGAGCAGGATCTGAAACAGGCCATCCTGGATAAGAAGATTGAGGCCGGCGTCATGATACCTGAAAATTTCAGCCGGGATATGTCCCTGAAGAAATCACCCCAGGCAGTGATATTTGCGGACTGTTCCAACATCATCACCGGCGGCGGGGCAGTGGGGGCTGCATCATCCGTGCTGGGTACCATGAGCGCGGGAATGCAGCTTAAGATGCTGGAGGGAAACAACTTTTACCCCTCGGCGGCCCAGACCAGTCTGGGTACATTTTCTTACGTGGACAGGACCTTGTATGAACCACAGGGCGATTACATCAGGAAAATGAGCTATCTGCTGGTTCCCGCCATCACCATGCAGACCTTTCTCATCTCATTTTTTATTCCGCTCATGATACGAAAAAGGAAAGCTCTGGCAGCGGCTACCCCGGAAAAGCGGAGGGAGGAATTAAAAGACGGAATCATCAGGACGGCCGTGGTGGCGGGCGGCGCGGTGGCGGCCCAGTTCGTGGTGCTGTGTGTGGTGGGACTGTATAAGAATATTCCCCTGCGGGGGGAAATCGGGCTCTATCTGTTCAGCACCGTGCTTTTCATGCTGGCGGCCGTGGCCTTTGGCGTGATGCTGGGGTCATTTACCAAAAGGCTGGCCTGCTTTGCGCAGCTGTATATGATGTGCAGCAACCTGATTATATTTACCTCAGGGCTTATTTTCCCGTACTATCTGATGCCCAAATGGCTCAGCATTGCATCCAGGATATTTTCGCCCATTGCCAATATTGCCGTGGAACTGAAGGCTGTGAACCTGAAGGGAATCGGCTGGGACGCTGCCTGGCCCCAGCTGGCGGGAACCGCCCTGTATACCGTGTTCTGGCTGGCGGCAGGAGGCGCCATGTACGCTTGGAGCATTAAAAAGGAGCGGAGGCTTGCAGGGGCGGCGGAGTAAGAGATGAGGCAAGGGAATGGAGTAGGAGATGGAGTAGGGGATGGAGTAAGAGACGGAATAAGAGACGGAGAAAAAGGGGCGGCAGTGAAATGTGTGGCAGTAATATGAATAAAATAGAAGATATAAAACAGAAGGTATAAAGCAGAAGGTATAAAGCAGAAGGTATGAAACAGGGGGTATGAAACAGAGGGTATGAAACAGAGAGTATGAAACAGGGGGTATGAAACAGAAGATATAAAACAAAAGGTATAAAGCAGAAGGAATTAAAGAGAAACAGATAGAAAAATCCACAAAAATCATGTATGATAGAGAGAGCGGCTTCGGTATTGACTGCTTTCTCTTTTTTGTAATGGTCTTATATTCCAAGGCACAGGGAGGGGCGGTCACCAATGATTGGGGAATGGGGTGGTGTCTTGCAAAGCGCTAATACGGATATGATTGACGGCAGTATCTTTCAGTCTATTTTCTGGTTTTCAATCCCTCTTTTGATAGGGAATTTTTTCCAGCAGTTGTACAATACAGTGGATTCCTATGTGGTAGGAAATTTTGTCAATACCAACGCCCTGGCGGCGGTGGGGGCTTCGACCCCGGTCATCAATATGCTGGTGGGGTTCTTCATGGGCCTGTCCACCGGCGCGGGAGTGGTGATTTCCCAATACTTCGGGGCCAGACAGGGTGAGGCTATGAGCCGGGCGGTTCACAGCGCCATGGCCCTTACGGGGCTGTTGAGCATAGTGTTTACCGGGCTGGGACTGCTGTATACAGGACCCCTTCTCAGGGCAATCGGGGTGCCGGAGGACGTCCTTCCCCATTCTTCTCTATATCTGATGATTTATTTCTGTGGAATCACATTCTCACTTTTCTACAATATGGGATCAGGCATACTGCGCGCGGTGGGGGACTCCAGGCATCCCCTGCTCTATCTGGCAGTGGCCAGTATCGTGAATATCATCCTGGATTTCACCTTTGTGTGCGGGTTTCACATGGGCATTGCAGGCGTGGCCATTGCCACCATCATGGCCCAGGCAGTGAGCTCATTCATGGTCATGCACAAGCTGATGCATACCCGTGAGGATTACAAGGTGGAAATCCGCAAGATACGGTTCCACAAGAAAATGATCCGCAAAATCATTGCCTTTGGCTTTCCGGCTGCCTGTCAGCAGAGCATCACCTCATTTTCCAACGTGGTGGTGCAGTCCTATATCAACCGGTTCGGAACGGCTGCCATGGCCGGATATTCCGCTACCCTGAGGATTGACGGATTTCTCCAGCTGCCCCTTCAGAGCTTTAATATGGCTATCACCACTTTTGTGGGACAGAACATCGGAGCACGCAAGTATAAACGGGTGAAGAAGGGAATATTTGCCGCCTGGGTTATGAGTTCCCTGATTATTCTGGCAGGTTCAGTGGGAATGTATTTCGGAGCGCCCCTGTTAATCAGCGTGTTTACCAATGATCCCCAGGTAATTGGGAACGGAAGCAGTATGCTTCGCATTTTCTCCAGAGCATATATTGTGATGCCCGTGATCCAGGTACTAAACGGCGCCCTGCGCGGCGCGGGACTTTCCAAGGTCCCCATGTTCTTCATGCTGGGCAGCTTCGTGGTTCTGAGACAGATTTACCTGCTTGTGGCAGTGCCCATGACTCACAGTTTGATGGTGGTCATGGCGGGGTGGCCCATTACCTGGGTCATCTGCGCGGCAGGTATGTTCCTGTACTATGTCAAAGCGGACTGGCTGCCTAAGGAGGCCGGGCCGGAGGGGGAATAATGCTTCCGGTTAAGGATGTTGGTCAATGCTTCCGGTTAATGCTTCCGGTTAATGCTTCCGGTTAATGCTTCCGGTTAATGTTTTCGGTTAATGCTTCCAGTTAATGCTTCCAGGAAATCATACCAGGTAATGCTGCATAGTTATGGTCCGGTAAGGCCGCCGCTCAGTAAAAAAGCGGCGGCTTTTCAGTATTTACGCGCAATAAAAGGCGAAAAAATCAAAATATGAAACATTTTTTCATTAAAATCAGATAATATTGACAAAAGTGTTTAAAAGAGTAATATAAAGTCATAGGAAGGAACCAATATGAAAAGTGTACTTGTCAGGATACAGGAATATTCAGCGCAGGCCAGCGGGGCTGAGAAGGGGGTCCTCAGATTTTTAAGGGAAAATCCTGAGGAAGCCGCAGGATACAGTATAAAGCAGCTGGCAGATAAAACATTTTCCTCAGCGGCAACCATTGTCCGCCTGTGCAGGAAGATGGGATTTGACGGTTATAAGGAGCTGCAGAAATCCCTGTTATATGAGTCAGCCCTGCGCAGGGAGAGTACGCGGCCCATGGAGCAGGAGATAAAAAAGGACGACAGCCTGGAGGAACTGGTGAACAAGGTGACCTATAAGAACATAGTGTCTCTTGACAATACCAGGAAGCTTGTGGACCTGGATATCCTGAATCAATGTGTGGAGCTGCTGGACAGGAGCCAGACCGTGTATCTGTTCGGAATTGGTTCTTCCCTGCTGGTGGCCAGGGACATGTATCTGAAGCTTCTCAGGGTCAACAAGGCATGTGTGATTTGTGATGACTGGCATGCCCAGCTCCTGCAGGCCAGAAACATCCGAAGCTGCGACCTGGCTCTGATCGTCAGCTATTCCGGTCTTACTGAGGAAATGATAACATGTGCCAGGGAGGCCAGGCTGAGGGAGGCGCCGGTCATCACCATATCCAGGTTTGAGCAGTCGCCTCTGGTCCGTCTGGCTGATTATAACCTGGCAGTGGCTGCAACGGAACTGATATTCAGGAGCGGGGCCATGTCATCCAGAATATCCCAGCTGAACATGATAGATATTCTGTATACGGCTTATGTGCACAAGCGGTATGACGAGTGTATGGAGCAGTTCAGAAAGACCCATATAGCTAAATCCGAGGGACCGGAGGAAAACCAAAACGCATTGTAAGGGGAGGAAACACCATGATAGATTTGTCAGTGTTGGTAACAGAAAGCAGGAATAAGGAGACCATGGGGCTGGACCAGATGACACCCCTGGAAATTGTTACCGTTATGAACCGGGAGGACGGGAAGGCAGTGGAGGCAATAGGGGAGGTTCTGCCCCAGATTGCCCAGGCCATTGCCTGGTGTACGGACAGTCTGAAACAAAAGGGAAGGATCATCTATATAGGAGCAGGTACCAGCGGAAGGCTGGGAGTGCTGGATGCGGTGGAATGTCCTCCCACCTTCGGGGTGTCGCCGGACGTGGTGGTGGGCCTGATGGCGGGCGGCACCCCTGCCTTTGTCAGGGCAGTGGAGGGAGCAGAGGACAGCCAGACCATGGGGGAGGAAGACCTGAAAGAGATTCATCTGTCCCCGGCAGATATCGTCATCGGGCTGGCTGCCAGCGGAAGGACGCCTTATGTGATATACGGCCTCAGGTATGCCAAAAAGATTGGATGCAGAACAGTGGCCGTGTCCTGCAACCGGGATTCTGAGATAGGAAAGGAGGCAGACCTTGCCATTGAACCGGTACCGGGACCCGAGGTCCTTACGGGTTCCACCAGGCTGAAGGCCGGAACCGTCCAGAAGATGGTTCTGAATATGATATCCACAGGAAGCATGGTGGGTATCGGCAAGGTTTACCAGAACCTGATGGTGGATGTTGTGCAGACAAATATGAAGCTGATAACTAGGGCGGAAAATATTGTCATGACAGCCACGGGATGCACCAGGGAAGAAGCCAGGGACAGTCTGGAGGAGGCGGAGGGAAGCGTAAAGCTGGCAATCACCATGATTCTGCTGCAGTGCGGTGCAAAATCCGCAAAGACAAGATTAAATCGAGCTGGGGGGTATGTTCGTAATGCAATACAGGACGTATAAGGAAACCATGCTGCCGCAGATGGTGCGGCTGTGGAAAGAGGAAGCAGTGCGTATCCGGTATAAGGCCTATGATTCACCGGAAGAATGGAAGGCAGAGCTTTTGGATAAACCGGATTTTGACCCCGAGGGATGCATTCTGGCCTTTACGGATTCCGGCAGCCTGGCAGGGTTTGCAGCGGCAATCAGCCAGAAGGAATTCCTGCCGGGACAAAACCGGGACAATACGCCGGGCTATATATTCCTTCTGGTGGTAAAAGAGGAATATGAAGGCAGAGGTGTGGGGAGCAGCCTTTTGGAAAAAGCGGAAGCATTTCTGAAGGGCCAGGGAAAACATGAAATAAGAATCAGCCACAAATGCCCTATTAAAATGTCCTGGTACATAGACCGGGAGGGCCATGAGCACAACAAGGCGCCGGGAATCAGGACAGATTCCCCGGGATATATATTTTTTCAGAGAAGGGGGTATGAGCTGGTCCAAAAAGAGGTTTCTTATTACCTGGAACTGGAAAAATTTTACATTCCGGCAGATGTACAGAAACACATCATGGAGCTGGAGTCGGAGGGAATCAGAGTTGCCTGGTTTGACAGTGCCGGGAATTTTGGATATGAGGAAATGTTTGAGCGTCTGAAGGACCAGTCGTTCCTGAAAAAATTCCGGGACGGAATCCGGGAACATAAGAAGATTCTCATAGTGGAGGACAGGGACGGCAGGGTGATGGGCACAGCCGGAACCGTGTATCCGGAGAAAAACGGGCGGGGTTTCTTTTCGGCACTGGCAGTGGACCCGGCTGACGGGGGAAGGGGAATCGGCAATGTACTGTTCTTCAGCCTGTGTCAGGAGCTTAAGAACATGGGAGCGGAGTACATGACGATTTTTGTGACGGAAACCAATTTTGCCAGAAGGATTTATGAGAAGGCAGGTTTTTCAGCGGTACAGGAGTGGGCGATACTAAAAAAGACGGTATGACAGGCAAGAGATAAGAAAGGGGAAGGTATCTTATGACAAAGAAAGAGCTGGCACAATCAATCTGTAATTTGGTGGGCGAATCCAATATCAGGACCATAGCAAACTGCTATACCCGGGTCAGGCTGACTGTAAAGGATCCGGGAAATATAAAACGGGAGGAGCTTAAGAAGCTGGAGGGCGTACTGGGGGTCATTGAGGAGGGCAGCCATGTCCAGGTGGTGCTGGGTCCCGGCACTGCGGCGGCAGTGGCCCAGCTTATGAGCGATATGACCCAAATTAAAAGTGAAGAGGTGGACGAGGCCGTTCTCCTGAAAGAGGAAAACAGGGCTAAGAACAATGTCCCCTACAAGAACATGCTGAAAAAGATAGCTAATATTTTCATTCCCATTATCCCCGCATTCATAGCCTGCGGACTGGTGGTTGCTGTCTATGAATCATCCTATGTATTTTTCCCGGGCTTTCAGGATACGGATTTCGGCAAGATCATGAGCGCGCTGGCCTACTCAGTCTTTACCATCCTGCCCATCATCGTAGGCTATAATACATCCAAGGAATTCGGCGGAAGTCCCATTATCGGTGCTGTTCTGGCCTCCATACTGAACAGTTCATCCCTGGCAGGGGTACAGCTGTTCCATGTGTCCATTACACCCGGGCGGGGCGG
Coding sequences within:
- a CDS encoding MarR family winged helix-turn-helix transcriptional regulator; its protein translation is MIEKSKRRFLCIKFRACGLSFSEGIVLLVIGYSRYSNQETISSLSGIDKYQTAKVLAAMEERGYIRREINPENKREKLVCLSEKGKEAANSLKDIMDQWEKIIFAGITPQEEQVLEQIMGKIVGNVREYERNIGREKL
- a CDS encoding HlyD family secretion protein; protein product: MKLAKSKKKIIGAAAAVILCAIVLVLIFGHVTGDDLLFKNKKNLVVQSYVTMDESNINALTGGQIKDVLVEEGDLVTKGQELVRLDSDTLMAQREQAQAALAQAQAAYQSLLNGATEEQMKQLQLAVQIAQANLENAQAAYTRMDADYQRTLALVPAGAVSQSSVDAQKAALASAKAALDSSRSNLEISQSKLSEAQNGATPEQIAQAQAGVDQAKAALKQIDTTLDKCVLTSPVDGLVTTVNVKSGDVVSSGLPSVVVADIYTPYITCDVDEMKLPRVKLDQEVDISLAALGKDTYKGKVVRINKEADFATKKASNEADWDILTYGIKVTFENLTGLQDELRSGMTAYVDFGK
- a CDS encoding ABC transporter permease, which produces MKQAGSLASSMKKRYITIPMLILLLVPTILSLLMGAEFVHLPFQKVPTIIVNHDHSETVQSLIQMISDNRTFDVIACTDEEDDLKEAFYYNKALAGIVIPEHFSEDLLNGREAKIMIFNDGALSTVASGMRGTIAEALGTIKSGYMLKLAEGKGIPPQAAMNLIAPMGYVTKAISNPSKNVAYMMMEGILLTIVQIGAGCVGACVCERGSFGRLMKKAGFITGIACVSALGCIVTQTLCFGFPYKSSPWAGILMTVFTCFGITLFGILQNLGTGGNCEEAVQKCSIISFTMLLAGYTFPVISMPWPCKFLTWFMPNTHYIVPFRDMALVERSFLSEAHHVLWLMGFCAVMVLAVAKKFRDAGAEPGKTPADGPRTENGVAGI
- a CDS encoding ABC transporter permease; this translates as MISRIWKEEKNTVIGLFISVLAGMLLITTIWKNDYTEDIPFGILDEDRSSLSQSIVKQFGINPSLDIVYYADSEQDLKQAILDKKIEAGVMIPENFSRDMSLKKSPQAVIFADCSNIITGGGAVGAASSVLGTMSAGMQLKMLEGNNFYPSAAQTSLGTFSYVDRTLYEPQGDYIRKMSYLLVPAITMQTFLISFFIPLMIRKRKALAAATPEKRREELKDGIIRTAVVAGGAVAAQFVVLCVVGLYKNIPLRGEIGLYLFSTVLFMLAAVAFGVMLGSFTKRLACFAQLYMMCSNLIIFTSGLIFPYYLMPKWLSIASRIFSPIANIAVELKAVNLKGIGWDAAWPQLAGTALYTVFWLAAGGAMYAWSIKKERRLAGAAE
- a CDS encoding MATE family efflux transporter, producing the protein MIGEWGGVLQSANTDMIDGSIFQSIFWFSIPLLIGNFFQQLYNTVDSYVVGNFVNTNALAAVGASTPVINMLVGFFMGLSTGAGVVISQYFGARQGEAMSRAVHSAMALTGLLSIVFTGLGLLYTGPLLRAIGVPEDVLPHSSLYLMIYFCGITFSLFYNMGSGILRAVGDSRHPLLYLAVASIVNIILDFTFVCGFHMGIAGVAIATIMAQAVSSFMVMHKLMHTREDYKVEIRKIRFHKKMIRKIIAFGFPAACQQSITSFSNVVVQSYINRFGTAAMAGYSATLRIDGFLQLPLQSFNMAITTFVGQNIGARKYKRVKKGIFAAWVMSSLIILAGSVGMYFGAPLLISVFTNDPQVIGNGSSMLRIFSRAYIVMPVIQVLNGALRGAGLSKVPMFFMLGSFVVLRQIYLLVAVPMTHSLMVVMAGWPITWVICAAGMFLYYVKADWLPKEAGPEGE
- a CDS encoding MurR/RpiR family transcriptional regulator — encoded protein: MKSVLVRIQEYSAQASGAEKGVLRFLRENPEEAAGYSIKQLADKTFSSAATIVRLCRKMGFDGYKELQKSLLYESALRRESTRPMEQEIKKDDSLEELVNKVTYKNIVSLDNTRKLVDLDILNQCVELLDRSQTVYLFGIGSSLLVARDMYLKLLRVNKACVICDDWHAQLLQARNIRSCDLALIVSYSGLTEEMITCAREARLREAPVITISRFEQSPLVRLADYNLAVAATELIFRSGAMSSRISQLNMIDILYTAYVHKRYDECMEQFRKTHIAKSEGPEENQNAL
- the murQ gene encoding N-acetylmuramic acid 6-phosphate etherase; its protein translation is MIDLSVLVTESRNKETMGLDQMTPLEIVTVMNREDGKAVEAIGEVLPQIAQAIAWCTDSLKQKGRIIYIGAGTSGRLGVLDAVECPPTFGVSPDVVVGLMAGGTPAFVRAVEGAEDSQTMGEEDLKEIHLSPADIVIGLAASGRTPYVIYGLRYAKKIGCRTVAVSCNRDSEIGKEADLAIEPVPGPEVLTGSTRLKAGTVQKMVLNMISTGSMVGIGKVYQNLMVDVVQTNMKLITRAENIVMTATGCTREEARDSLEEAEGSVKLAITMILLQCGAKSAKTRLNRAGGYVRNAIQDV
- a CDS encoding GNAT family N-acetyltransferase, which gives rise to MQYRTYKETMLPQMVRLWKEEAVRIRYKAYDSPEEWKAELLDKPDFDPEGCILAFTDSGSLAGFAAAISQKEFLPGQNRDNTPGYIFLLVVKEEYEGRGVGSSLLEKAEAFLKGQGKHEIRISHKCPIKMSWYIDREGHEHNKAPGIRTDSPGYIFFQRRGYELVQKEVSYYLELEKFYIPADVQKHIMELESEGIRVAWFDSAGNFGYEEMFERLKDQSFLKKFRDGIREHKKILIVEDRDGRVMGTAGTVYPEKNGRGFFSALAVDPADGGRGIGNVLFFSLCQELKNMGAEYMTIFVTETNFARRIYEKAGFSAVQEWAILKKTV